The genomic DNA gtggtccgtctgtggaaggagctgccggaggaagtggtcgaggcgggtacattaacgacactcggacagggacacggataggaaaggtttagagggatacgggtggtccgtctgtggaaggagctgccggaggaagtggtcgaggcgggtacattaacgacactcggacagggacacggataggaaaggtttagagggatacgggtggtccgtctgtggaaggagctgccggaggaagtggtcgaggcgggtacattaacgacactcggacagggacacggataggaaaggtttagagggatacgggtggtccgtctgtggaaggagctaccggaggaagtggtcgaggcgggtacattaacgacactcggacagggacacggataggaaaggttcagagggatacgggtggtccgtctgtggaaggagctgccagaggaagtggtcgaggcaggtacattaacgacactcggacagggacacggataggaaaggttcagagggatacgggtggtccgtctgtggaaggagctgtgagaggaagtggtcgaggcgggtacattaacgacactcggacagggacacggataggaaaggttcagagggatacgggtggtccgtctgtggaaggactgccggaggaagtggtcgaggcgggtacattaatgacactcggacagggacacggacaggaaaggtttagagggatacgggtggtccgtctgtggaaggagctgccagaggaagtggtcgaggcgggtacatttacgacactcggacagggacacggacaggaaaggtttagagggatacgggtggtccgtctgtggaaggagctgccggaggaagtggtcggggcgggtacattaacgacactcggacagggacacggataggaaaggtttagagggatacgggtggtccgtctgtggaaggagctgccggaggaagtggtcgaggcaggtacattaacgacattcggacagggacacggataggaaaggttcagaggggtacgggtggtccgtctgtggaaggagctgccggaggaagtggtcgaggcgggtatattaacgacactcggacagggacacggataggaaaggttcagagggatacgggtggtccgtctgtggaaggagctgccggaggaagtggtcgaggcgggtacattaacgacattcggacagggacacggataggaaaggttcagaggggtacgggtggtccgtctgtggaaggagctgccggaggaagtggtcgaggcaggtacattaacgacactcggacagggacacggataggaaaggttcagagggatacgggtggtccgtcagtggaaggagctgccggaggaagtggtcgaggcgggtacattaatgacactcggacagggacacggataggaaaggtttagagggatacagtaTAAATGCGGGCGTAGAGGACCGGGTCGGGTGGGTGCGTGGGTCAGCAGTGAGCTGACGGGCCGAACGGCTGCAGGCATCCTACCTCGAGCACTGAGAATCTCTCCGATCGGTAACTACTGTACTCCGCATTGATGAGTTTCGTCAACAGAAATTCACGGAACTCTGGTCCCTGAGTGAGTGAGGAGGTagagggagaggcagagatagggagaggggagagggtgaaggagggagggagggagagggagagcgagaggggagagggtgagggagggagggagagggcgagggagagcgagagaggagaAAGTGAGTtagtgaggagggagagggagaggagagggtgagggagggagggagagggtgagggagggagagcgagagggtgaggaagaggggagaggtgtAGCAGGGGTACAGGGGCACGGTTCCCTgagagtggagtcacgggtagatggagaccctggggagtgttgtgggacagaggtaccctgtgtacagggacacagttctctgaaagtggagtcacgggtagacggggaccctggggagtgttgtgggacagagggattcaggggtacagggacacggttccctgaaagtggagtcacgggtcgaCGGGgaacctggggagggttgtgcgactgagggacccaggggtacagggacacggttccctgaaagtggagtcacgggtcgacggggaccctggggagtgttgtaggacagagggacccaggggtacagggacacggttctctGAAAGCGGaatcacgggtagacggggaccctggggagttttgtaggacagagggacccagtggtacagggacacggttccctgagagTGGTCACGGGTAGAcggagaccctggggagtgttgtgggacagagggacccaggggtacagggacacggttccctgaaagtggagtcacgggtagacggggaccctggggagtgttgtgggacagagggacccaggggtacagggacacggttcactgagagtggagtcacgggtagacggggaaccTGGGGagtattttaaaacaaagggacccaggggtaccgggacacggttccctgcaagtggagtcacgggtagacggggaaccTGGAGACAATGTACCTCAGGGAAGATGGCTGGATTGGGGACCGCGGGTCCGAACCAGGGAACGCCATCACGGGCAGTGACCGAGacctgggagagagggacagagagacaccggtcagtgtacagatctccccctgagagagagggaccgagagacaccggtctgtgtacagatctccccctgagagagagggaccgagagacaccgatcagtgtacagatctccccctgagagagagggactgtgagacaccggtcagtgtatagatctccccctgagagagagggaccgagagacaccggtcagtgtacagatctcccccggagagagagggacagagagacaccggtcagtgtacagatctccccctgagagagagggtctgagagacaccggtcagtgtacagatctccccctgagagagagggaacgagagagaccggtcagtgtacagatctcccctgagagagagggactgagagacaccggtcagtgtacagatctccccctgagagagagggactgagaaacactggtcagtgtatagatctccccctgagagagagggactgagagacaccggtcagtgtaacagatctcccctgagagagagggactgagagccaccggtcagtgtacagatctcccctgagagagagggactgagagacaccggtcagtgtacagatctcccccggagagagagggaccgagagacaccggtcagtgtacagatctccccctgagagacaccggtcagtgtacagatctccccctgagagagagggactgagagacaccggtcagtgtacagatctccccctgagagagagggaccgagagacacgggtcagtgtacagatctccccccgagagagagggactgagagacaccggtcagtgtacagatctccccccgagagagagggatcgagagacaccggtcagtgtacagatctccccctgagagagtgggaccgagagacactggtcagtgtacagatctccccctgagagagagggaccgagagacaccggtcagtgtacagatctccccctgagagagagggaccgagagacaccggacagtgtgcagatctccccctgagagagagggacagagagacaccggtcagtgtacagatctccccctgagagagagggactgagagacactggtcaatgtacagatctccccctgagagagagggaccgagagacagcggtcagtgtatagatctccccccgagagagagggacagagagacaccggtcagtgtacagatctccccctgagagagagggatcgagagacaccggtcagtgggcagatctccccctgagagagagggaccgagagacagcggtcagtgtatagatctccccccgagagagagggacagagagacaccggtcagtgtacagatctccccctgagagagagggactgagagacaccagtcagtgtacagatctccccccgagagagagggatcgagagacaacggtcagtgtacagatctccccctgagagagtgggaccgagagacaccagtcagtgtacagatctccccctgagagagagggactgagagacaccagtcagtgtacagatctccccccgagagagagggatcgagagacaacggtcagtgtacagatctccccctgagagagagggactgagagacaccagtcagtgtacagatctccccctgagagagagggacagagagacaccggtcagtgtacagatctccccctgagagagagggactgagagacaccggtcagtgtacagatctccccctgagagagagggactgagagacaccagtcagtgtacagatctcccctgagagagagggactgagagacaccagtcagtgtacagatctccccccgagagagagggaccgagagacaacggtcagtgtacagatctccccctgagagagagggactgagagacaccggtcagtgtacagatctccccctgagagagagggaccgagagacaccggtcagtgtacagatctccccctgagagagagggactgagagacaccggtcagtgtacagatctccccccgagagagagggactgagagacaccggtcagtgtacagatctccccctgagagagagggactgagagacaccggtcagtgtacagatctccccctgagagagagggaccgagagacaccggtgagtgtacagatctccccccgagagagagggactgagagacaccggtcagtgtacagatctccccctgagagagagggactgagagacaccggtcagtgtacagatctccccctgagagagagggactgagagacaccagtcagtgtacagatctcccctgagagagagggactgagagacaccggtcagtgtacagatctccccccgagagagagggaccgagagacaccagtcagtgtacagatctccccccgagagagggactgagagacaccggtcagtatacagatctccccctgagagagagggacagagagacaccggtcagtgtacagatctccccccgagagagagggaccgagagacaccggtcagtgtacagatctccccttgagagagagggaccgagagtcagcggtcagtgtatagatctccccccgagagagagggaccgagagacagcGGTCAGTTTACCGATGATTCCCCGAAGAGGGAGAGACGGAGGGATTCGGACAGACGTCTCACTcaccctgtacactctctctctcgtgTCCACGCGCTCCGCTCGCACTACGATGTAGACGTGGAGGAAGTTGGACGTAATCATATCGGGGCAGAAGACAGCCCCCTCCTCCTGAAATATTAACGCCACTATGTCGTTCCCGATGTGTCTCTTCCTCTGCAGCTGTTCCGAGGAGAAGCAGTCCAGATTCAGATCAAATTCAAGccgaaggaggccattcagcccatctggtccactcCTCCATTCCAGGACGTCTTATTTATTATCCGTCTCCAACACAATTCTCCCTGTATCTTTTGATGCCGCGTCCGATGAACAAACTGTCAGTCTCTGACCTAAACACACACcaacctagactcccccaccaggggaaacatcctctccacatccactctatctgtgtcctctggtcatagactcccccactacaggaaacatcctctccatatcgactctatctgtgtcctctggtcatagactcccccactacaggaaacatcctctcaacatccactctctctgtgtcctctggtcctagactccaccactataggaaacatcctctccgcatccactctatccgtgtcctctggtccgagactccctcactacaggaaacatcctctccacatccactctatctgtgtcctctggtcctagactcccccaccaggggaaacatcctctccacatccactctatctgtgtcctctggtccgagactccctcactacaggaaacatcctctccacatccactctatctgtgtcctctggtcctagactcccccactataggaaacatcctctccacatccactctatctgtgtcctctggtcctagactcccccactacaggaaacatcctctccacatccactctatctgtgtcctctggtccgagactcccccactataggaaacatcctctctgcatccactctatctgtgtcctctggtcctagactcccccactacaggaaacatcctctccacatccactctatctgtgtcctctggtcctagactcccccactacaggaaacatcctctccacatccactctatcagtgtcctctggtcctagactcccccactataggaaacatcctctccacatccactctatctctgtcctctggtcctggactcccccactataggaaacatcctctccacatccactctatctgtgtcctctggtccttgactccctcactacaggaaacatcctctccacatccactctatctgtgtcctctggtcctagactcccccactacaggaaacatcctctccacatccactctatcagtgtcctctggtcctagactcccccactataggaaacatcctctccacatccactctatctgtgtcctctggtcctggactcccccactataggaaacatcctctccacatccactctatctgtgtcctctggtcctagactcccccacaacagcaaacaccctctccacatccactctatctgtgtcctctggtcctagactcccccactactggaaacatcctcttcacatccactctatctgtgtcctctggtcctagactcccccactataggaaacatcctctccacatccactctatctgtgtcctctggtcctagactcccccaatacaggaaacatcctctccacatc from Hypanus sabinus isolate sHypSab1 unplaced genomic scaffold, sHypSab1.hap1 scaffold_1216, whole genome shotgun sequence includes the following:
- the LOC132386570 gene encoding rap1 GTPase-activating protein 2-like, which gives rise to MFHVVTKLPFTAGDPLQLQRKRHIGNDIVALIFQEEGAVFCPDMITSNFLHVYIVVRAERVDTRERVYRVSVTARDGVPWFGPAVPNPAIFPEGPEFREFLLTKLINAEYSSYRSERFSVLEERTRNTILSNLCQELHERTRAMLGSELEEKGDGAERGFLENFKRAIRGRSHSFETAGVQSRRSAGTESSLGQ